One Streptomyces sp. NBC_01217 genomic region harbors:
- a CDS encoding helix-turn-helix transcriptional regulator — protein MKNVGEAPQEELATGERSTRNRVVRSILDHGPSTVAELAKRLGLTQAAVRRHLDALVSDGVVEAREQRVYGARTRGRPAKAFVLTDCGRDAFDQSYDKLAADALRWIAETSGDEAVVAFARARIAAQYEAYRAAIEAADPEERAEVLAKALSADGYAATARSAPGPQQGEQLCQHHCPVAHVAEQYPQLCEAETEFFSSLLGTHVQRLATIAHGDGVCTTYIPRSGHSAPQTTNSASASTAGRNPA, from the coding sequence GTGAAAAACGTTGGCGAGGCTCCGCAGGAGGAACTCGCGACCGGGGAGCGCTCGACGCGCAACCGGGTCGTGCGCTCCATCCTGGACCACGGCCCGTCCACGGTCGCCGAGCTGGCGAAGCGCCTCGGCCTCACCCAGGCCGCGGTCCGCCGCCATCTCGACGCCCTCGTGTCCGACGGCGTCGTCGAGGCCCGTGAGCAGCGGGTGTACGGGGCGCGGACCCGTGGCCGCCCGGCCAAGGCGTTCGTCCTCACCGACTGCGGGCGCGACGCCTTCGACCAGTCCTACGACAAGCTCGCCGCGGACGCCCTGCGCTGGATCGCCGAGACCTCGGGCGACGAGGCGGTCGTCGCTTTCGCCCGGGCCAGGATCGCGGCCCAGTACGAGGCCTACCGCGCGGCGATCGAGGCCGCGGACCCCGAGGAGCGCGCCGAGGTGCTGGCCAAGGCCTTGTCCGCCGACGGGTACGCTGCTACGGCGCGTAGCGCGCCCGGCCCGCAGCAGGGCGAGCAGTTGTGCCAGCACCACTGCCCGGTCGCCCATGTCGCCGAGCAGTATCCGCAGCTGTGCGAGGCGGAGACGGAGTTCTTCTCCAGCCTCCTCGGGACGCACGTCCAGCGTCTGGCCACCATCGCCCACGGCGACGGCGTGTGCACGACGTACATCCCGCGCAGCGGCCACTCAGCACCACAGACCACCAATTCAGCATCTGCAAGCACGGCCGGGAGGAACCCCGCATGA
- a CDS encoding ABC transporter ATP-binding protein, with amino-acid sequence MKSESVVQVRNLVKRYGTKTAVDGLDLCVRTGAVTAVLGPNGAGKTTTIETCEGYRRPDDGTVRVLGLDPVTDAAKLRPRIGVMLQSGGVYSGARADEMLRHMAKLHAHPLDVDALIERLGLGGCGRTTYRRLSGGQQQRLALAMAVVGRPELVFLDEPTAGLDPQARRSTWDLLRELRSDGVSVVLTTHFMDEAEELADDVAVIDAGRVIAQGSPEALCRGGAENTLRFTGRPGLDLGSLLKALPDGTQAAELTSGTYRITGDVDPQLLATVTSWCAQHGVMPSGISVERHTLEDVFLELTGKELRA; translated from the coding sequence ATGAAGAGCGAGTCCGTCGTACAGGTCAGAAACCTGGTGAAGCGGTACGGGACCAAGACCGCTGTGGACGGCCTCGACCTGTGCGTCCGCACCGGCGCGGTCACCGCCGTCCTCGGCCCCAACGGCGCCGGAAAGACCACCACCATAGAAACCTGCGAGGGCTACCGCCGCCCGGATGACGGGACGGTCCGCGTCCTCGGCCTCGACCCGGTCACCGACGCCGCGAAGCTCCGCCCCCGGATCGGCGTGATGCTCCAGTCGGGTGGCGTCTACTCCGGGGCACGCGCCGACGAGATGCTCCGCCACATGGCGAAGCTCCACGCCCACCCTCTGGACGTCGACGCCCTGATCGAACGCCTGGGCCTGGGCGGCTGCGGTCGCACCACCTACCGTCGGCTCTCCGGCGGCCAGCAGCAGCGGCTCGCCCTGGCGATGGCCGTCGTCGGCCGCCCCGAACTGGTCTTCCTGGACGAACCGACCGCCGGCCTCGACCCGCAGGCCCGCCGCTCCACCTGGGATCTCCTGCGGGAGCTGCGCTCCGACGGCGTATCGGTCGTCCTCACCACACACTTCATGGACGAGGCCGAGGAGCTCGCCGACGACGTCGCCGTCATCGACGCGGGCCGGGTCATCGCCCAGGGCAGCCCCGAGGCGCTCTGCCGCGGCGGGGCCGAGAACACCCTGCGCTTCACCGGCCGCCCCGGCCTCGACCTCGGCTCCCTCCTGAAGGCGCTGCCCGACGGCACTCAGGCGGCCGAACTCACCTCGGGCACGTACCGCATCACCGGTGATGTCGACCCGCAGCTGCTGGCCACCGTCACCTCCTGGTGCGCGCAGCACGGAGTGATGCCGTCCGGCATCTCCGTGGAGCGCCACACCCTGGAGGACGTCTTCCTGGAACTGACCGGCAAGGAGCTGCGCGCATGA
- a CDS encoding ABC transporter permease, translating into MSAGTYTPQAGAAPLSRMITAQAALETRMLLRNGEQLLLTVIIPTLLLVLFSAVDIVDTGAGESVDFLTPGVLALAVMSTAFTGQAISTGFERRYGVLKRLGASPLPRWALMAAKTLAVLVTEVLQVVLLTVIAFALGWSPDGNPFAVLVLLVLGTAAFSGLGLLMAGTLKAEATLAAANLVFLLLLVGGGVIVPLEKFPDAVQSVLGLLPIAALSDGLRDVLQHGASMPWGDLGILTVWAVLGLGAAARFFRWE; encoded by the coding sequence ATGAGCGCCGGTACGTACACCCCGCAGGCGGGCGCCGCCCCGCTGTCCCGCATGATCACCGCGCAGGCCGCGCTGGAGACGCGGATGCTGCTGCGCAACGGCGAGCAGCTGCTGCTGACCGTGATCATCCCGACGCTGCTGCTGGTGCTGTTCAGCGCGGTCGACATCGTGGACACGGGCGCGGGTGAATCCGTCGACTTCCTGACGCCCGGCGTTCTCGCGCTCGCCGTGATGTCGACGGCCTTCACCGGCCAGGCCATCTCCACCGGCTTCGAGCGGCGGTACGGGGTGCTCAAGCGGCTCGGTGCCTCACCGCTGCCCCGCTGGGCGCTGATGGCCGCCAAGACGCTCGCCGTGCTGGTCACCGAGGTGCTGCAGGTGGTGCTCCTCACTGTGATCGCGTTCGCGCTGGGCTGGTCGCCGGACGGCAACCCGTTCGCCGTCCTGGTCCTGCTCGTGCTCGGCACCGCGGCCTTCTCCGGGCTCGGGCTGCTGATGGCCGGGACGCTGAAGGCGGAGGCGACGCTCGCCGCTGCCAATCTGGTCTTCCTGCTGCTGCTGGTCGGCGGCGGGGTCATCGTGCCGCTGGAGAAGTTCCCGGACGCGGTGCAGTCGGTGCTGGGGCTGCTGCCGATCGCGGCCCTGTCGGACGGGCTGCGGGACGTGCTCCAGCACGGCGCGTCGATGCCGTGGGGCGACCTCGGCATCCTCACGGTGTGGGCGGTGCTCGGGCTGGGCGCGGCGGCGAGGTTCTTCCGCTGGGAGTGA
- a CDS encoding COX15/CtaA family protein — protein sequence MVRVPKLTRAEVAQAARNPLLFIAGRWNPSPRTVRRAAMSAVVMAVLIVVTGGAVRLTGSGLGCPTWPKCTDESLTATSAMGFHGAIEFGNRMLTYVLCAAVGWAIIAARSAKPWRRSLTRLGWAQFWVVMGNAVLGGIVVLVGLNPYTVAAHFLLSTALLTVAMLTWQRTREGDGAPRPLVGRAVSQLTWLLVVAAGLLIAVGTVVTGAGRHAGDSSDVHRIPIDWKMITQLHADLAWAVVALTVALWFVLRAVDAPAGPLHRARDLFLVLLGQGVIGYVQYFTDTPEVLVGLHMFGSCLVWIAVVRVLLSLRERPVAGAPVPVPAAAQPEPAAAG from the coding sequence ATGGTGCGCGTGCCCAAGCTGACCCGAGCCGAAGTCGCTCAAGCCGCGCGGAACCCGCTCCTCTTCATCGCCGGGCGATGGAATCCCTCCCCCCGCACGGTCCGCCGTGCGGCCATGTCGGCCGTCGTCATGGCCGTGCTCATCGTCGTGACCGGCGGCGCGGTGCGGCTGACCGGCTCCGGCCTCGGCTGCCCGACCTGGCCCAAGTGCACCGACGAGTCCCTGACGGCGACCAGCGCGATGGGCTTCCACGGCGCCATCGAGTTCGGCAACCGGATGCTGACGTACGTACTGTGCGCGGCCGTCGGGTGGGCGATCATCGCCGCCCGGTCCGCGAAGCCCTGGCGGCGCAGCCTCACCCGGCTCGGCTGGGCGCAGTTCTGGGTGGTCATGGGCAACGCGGTGCTCGGCGGCATCGTGGTGCTGGTCGGCCTCAACCCGTACACCGTCGCCGCGCACTTCCTGCTCTCCACGGCGCTGCTCACCGTCGCGATGCTGACCTGGCAGCGCACCCGCGAGGGCGACGGGGCGCCCCGCCCGCTGGTGGGCAGGGCGGTGTCCCAGCTGACCTGGCTGCTCGTGGTCGCGGCCGGGCTGCTGATCGCGGTCGGCACGGTCGTCACGGGCGCCGGACGGCACGCGGGTGACTCCAGCGACGTCCACCGCATCCCGATCGACTGGAAGATGATCACGCAGCTGCACGCCGATCTGGCCTGGGCCGTGGTGGCGCTGACCGTGGCTCTCTGGTTCGTCCTCAGGGCCGTGGACGCGCCCGCGGGCCCGCTCCACCGCGCCCGTGATCTCTTTTTGGTGCTGCTGGGGCAGGGCGTGATCGGTTATGTCCAGTACTTCACGGACACCCCGGAGGTCCTCGTCGGCCTGCACATGTTCGGCTCGTGCCTGGTGTGGATCGCGGTCGTGCGGGTGCTGCTGTCGCTGCGCGAGCGCCCGGTGGCCGGCGCCCCGGTGCCCGTCCCCGCCGCCGCGCAGCCCGAGCCCGCCGCGGCGGGCTGA